ATAATTCTAGCCCTTTTAGTGTGGAGTACCTGGGGTATTGTTATCAAGACAGTGGTTATGCCCCCCTGGCAGGTAATATTTTTTTCATCATTGTTTTCGCTGCCGGTTCTCTTTCTGGTTGCCAGGTTTCACCCTTCAGCCGCTCAGCGTCTTATTAAGGATCTTAAAGAAAATTTCTGGCAGATTCTGTTGCTGGCAATCTGTCTTTTACTTAATCTCTACTTTTATTTTTTGGCTCTGCGCCATACAACCATTGCCAACGCGGTTTTCAGCCATTATACCGCGCCGATATTTGTTGCCCTCCTGGCTCCTTTAATCCTGCATGAGAAATTTGACCGCTGGACCGGCATCGCCCTGCCTGTTTCTCTTGCAGGTCTTTTCCTGATGCTTTTTCCTCACCTGCAATTGTTACTGGATAAACAGGCGACCGGCGGTATTGCCTTCGGTGTAATTTCAGGTCTGGCTTACGCGATAACCTTGATTATTGCTAAAGGGTTAACCAGGGGGCTACCGCCCATATCTATTGCCTTTTGGCAAGGAATATTCATTGTTGTTATTCTGGCCCCCATGGTTATTGTGCAGCCACTGTCTGCCCCTCCCCTGGATTGGATTATATTAGTTTTATTGGGATTTATCCATTGCAGTCTTGCACCTCTGATGTATGTTTCCGGCCTTACCACCGTCATGGCCCAGCATGTGGCCATTATTGGTTATCTGGAACCGGTAAGCACCATCATGATGGGAATGGTGTTCTTGCGGGACATTCCCTCTCTGATAACCGCATTTGGCGGAGTTTTGATTTTTGCGGCTGGTTTTCTGGTAATCTGGCAGGAAGGAACTTAAAGCAGCATGAGTTTTAGTTGAGACTATGAATAATCAGATACATAATCAAATATGGACTTGCGCCGATGTTTCACCTGTCCTGACCTCCACTTTAGGAGCAAAATTGGGAATTTCGCCTATAATTGCCGAAATTTTACTTCGTCGGGGAATTGATCAACCCGAACATATTGGGCGCTTTCTCTCCCCTTCCCTGTCCCATCTTCCCGATCCCAACCTGCTCAAAGGAATGGAAAAGGCGGTAAAACGGCTGCTCCAGGCAATGGAACGGCATGAAAAAGTGCTGGTCTACGGCGATTATGATGTTGATGGTATTTCATCATCAGTAATCCTGGTACAGTTTTTCCGCCAGATTGGCTTGCATGTTTTTTATCATATACCATCGCGCCTGCAGGAAGGTTACGGCCTGAACAGTGAAACTATCCAGCAGTATGCCAAAGAAGGGGTTTCCCTTCTGGTTACGGTTGATTGTGGTATTTCCAATATTGCTGAGGTGACCTGTGCCGCCAGTTTTCATATGGACACCATTATCACTGACCATCATGAACTCCCTTCTGAGCTTCCGGCTGCTTACGCTATCATTAATCCCAAGCAGACAGACTGTTCCTATCCGGAGAAAAATCTGGCCGGAGTTGGCGTCGCTTTTAATCTGCTGGTTGCCTGTCGGCGGGCAATGCGTGAAGCTGGGATGATGTCCGGAGAAATCAACCTGAAACGTTATCTGGATATGGTTGCTTTGGGCACCGTGGCGGATGTAATGCCGCTTACCGGAGTTAACAGGATTTTGGTGAAATATGGCTTGGAAGAAATTGCCAGTGCCCATCGTCCCGGTCTTGATGCCTTACTGAATATCAGCCGGGTAGATCGCAGCGCCGGGATAACCGCCCGCGATATTGCCTTTAAACTTGCACCCCGCCTGAATGCCGCTGGCCGGATGGATTCCGTCCATGATGCCATGGAGTTGTTGCTTACCGATGATGCTGCGGTTGCGGATGAGCAGGCATATCGATTACAGCAGCTAAACCTGCAGCGTCGCAAGGTAGAAGAAGTGATTTTTGAGGAAGTTGACGGCTGTATGGCTCAGGATCGCAATTATGGGGGTAAATATGTTACCGTGCTGGCGTCAACCAATTGGCATGAAGGGGTCATTGGTATTGTCGCGTCTAAAATCGCTGAGCGTTATTTTCAGCCGACCATGCTGATAAGTATGAACGAAAACGGGGTTGGCAAGGCTTCCGGGCGCAGTATCCCGGGTATTCATTTACTGGATATGATTACCAGGTGCAGCGAACATCTTAATCGCTTTGGTGGACATCAGATGGCTGTCGGTTTTTCCATTAACCATAATAATCTGGCAGCATTTCGAAATTCCCTTGACAGCTTCGTGGCTGAACGCCTGCAGAGCCATAAGCTGCAACCGGAACTTACAGTTGATGGCCGGCTGAAACTCGGTGATCTTTCATTCCAACTTCTTCAGGATATAGCTCAACTGGCGCCATTTGGTTTTGGCAACCCCGAACCGATTTTTGTGGCCGAAGAACTTGAGGTGAACCGAGCCTCAATTGTTGGTAAAAATCATCTGCGTCTACAGGTACGTGATCATTCAGCAAAAAACAACGCCATAGGTTTTAATATGGGTGATCGGCAGATTTCTGCCGGAGATCGGGTTGATCTTGCCTTTGTCCCGCAGATCAATACCTGGAATGGCAACCAGTCCATTCAGTTGAACCTGAAAGATATCCGTCTATAAGCTATTAGCTGTCAGCCATCAGCCTTCAGCTACGAAAAATCATGGCATTACGTTAGTTCATCACAGCACCCATTAGGTGAAAACCTGAAATCAACGGTCAAAAAACGGGCTTTTACTGGAAACCGACAGGGGAATTCCATAGGCAACCATGGTACCTTCCGGCAATAAACCCATCTCCAGGGCGGTCCTGCCGAAAGAGAACATGATGCGGTTGTCGATGTGATGCAGGGCAGCCGTGGCTACGGCTGATCCCAGGGCGATTCCCAGGTCAATAATGTTGAAACTGCAACGGCCGTCATTCTGACTACACGCCTGGCAATCTTCATAGCCGCAATAGCCACAATAGGGAATTCCCATTGGGGCCAGCAAAGTTCCCAGCACCAGGACGGCTGTACACTGATAAATATTTCCAGCATCCCGCTGAAAAAAAGCGATATCTTCCTCTATGGCAATTTCCGCCATCCTGGCAGCAACCAGATCTTTATCTTCACCGGTAAAAATCATGGAAATCAGCCGGTTAGCCCCCTTCCCTTTCGGGGCGGTGCGGGCGGCGGCCGCCATCAGATCAGCTACGGTCATGATAGCATTAAGCTCAGTTGTCTGTGCATCCAGAATCATGAGAAACTTCCTTTCTTTTTATTAATTCCATTAAATCCTCTTCCAGCTCTTCGATCTCCAGCAGCTGGTATGGCCTGACCGAATGACGTGGAATGGCGGCTCTTTTTTTCTTCAGCAGTTCTTCTAAATCTTTGATTTTATCTTGCAGCGTGGCGTCTTTCATTAAAACCTCCTATCCTTTTCATAGCATTTATTTCCATGCAGGTCTAAGAAAAATAGTGGAAATGAGATACCTTCAGAAGAGTTTCATGCGCTGGTCAAAAAGAATTTCATCAGTTGACAAGATAAATAATACGGTTTATTATCATATTCTTTATAAGGTAAAATAGGAGGTATGAAATGAGAACTAAAAAGAAGGTCAGTTTAACCATTGATGGTGATCTTTATATGGATATTGAGAAAGCAGCAAAGACTTTTAACATGGCCAAAAGTCATCTTGCGCAGGAGGCGTTCAAGTTATGGTTAAAAAAGAAGACCGAGGCTCTTATGGCAAAAGGCTATGAAGACATGGCCGAAGAGGATAAACTATTTGCCGATCTAACCTCTCAAGTCCAAAGGGAGATCCTTTAATGAATACTGTTCCCAAAAGAGGTGAAGTATGGCTGGTTAACTGGAATCCTGCCAGAGGAAGTGAACAGGCAGGTAAGCGGCCCGCTCTTATTATCCAGAATGATATTGGTAATGAGAAAGCGCCTACAACCATTGTTGCCGCGATTTCAAACTCTGTGAAGCTTTATCCAATGAACGTAGGAATCAATCCTCCAGAAGGAGGACTTGACTACCCCTCGATTATAAAAACAAGCCAGATACTTACTGTTGCCAAGGAACGACTGGAAAAACGCCTTGGCCGGTTCGGTAAAAATAAGATGGATGATGTTGATAAAGCCATTAAATTGAGCTTGGCATTATTATGAAAAATAGTGGAAATGGGGCTGGAAACATGATAGATCATTTTCTATCTCTGCAATAAGAGAAAGGAATTAAGGCTTAATATGAGTCAAAAGGTAATCTGGGCTCCCTGGCGGATGGAATACATCCTTGATGACAATAAACAATCCCTTAAGGATTGTTGCCTTTTTTGTCAGATTGCCAAGGAATCTGATGATCAGAAAAACCTGATTCTTTACCGGGGTGAACATGCCTATGTCCTGATGAACCGGTATCCTTATAATAATGGTCATCTGATGGTGGTACCGTTTAAACATGTTAATGATCTCGGACAACTTTCGACACCGATGTTTCAGGAATTAATGGAACTTTTTCGGCGCTCCGTTGCCTGTTTGCAGCTTGCCCTTCAGGCTGATGGTTTCAATGGTGGTATTAACCTGGGTAAAATAGCTGGAGCCGGAATTGATGCCCATCTCCACTTCCATATTGTTCCCCGTTGGCAGGGAGATTATAATTTCATGCCGGTTATCGGAGAAACCAAGGTCATGCCTCAACATCTTCAAGAGACCTATGAAACTTTAGTGAAATATTTTACGGCTGAAAGGATGAATCTGAAATGAGATATGTAAAAATTACTTTTCTGCTCCTTTTTTTAACCTTACTGCTGATTTTTGTTTTTGAGAATATGGGCGCATTATCACTTCCGGTTTCTTTACGCTATGACCTGGCATTTGTCGTCTTAGGCCCTCTGGAAATACCTTTATATGCTTTACTTTTCTTAGCCATTTTCTGCGGGGTTATTTCCGTGGCTATTGTTGATATCATGGTGCTTTTCCGCCAGCGCCGGAGAATGAAAAAAAAGGATAAGCAAATTAAAGATCTGGAAACAGAGTTGGAAAAATTCCGTAATTTACCTTTGACCGAAGCAGTGGTTTCTGATGTTGAGTTGACCACTGACAAACCGGATGCCACAACTTCAGTAACCCAGTGATTACATGAATATTTTCCTGATTGCCGGCATTGTGCTGGTCCTTCTTTTTTTGACTATTCTTTTGTTGTTGAAACGAAAGTTTTCCTCTTCGAGTCGGAGCAAACAGCCGGATAACGTATCGAAAGACAACGAGGCATCTGAAGATCAGGGAATTCTTCTCCGTTCCTACTTCAGGGGCTTGTCCTACATCCTTTCCAACGAAACCGACCGGGCGCTGGTTGAATTCATTAAGGTTGCCCAGATGAGTTCAGCCACCAGCGAAATTTATCTGGCGCTAGGTCAGTTGTTTCGCAACACTGGTGAAGTTGACCGCGCCATTAGAGTTCATCGTAATCTCCTTCTACGTTCTTCCCTTCCCGAAGATATTACGTTACAGACCATGTTTGAAATTGGTCTGGATTATAAAAAAGCTGGCCTTATTGAACGGGCCGGAAAGACTTTTGCAGAATTGCATGAAAAAGCGCCAACCTATGTCGATGCTTTGCGTGAATTAGGCGGCATTTATGAATTAGGTCGTGAATGGGATAAAGCTATCATGGTTCAGAAAAAACTCACTGAATTAAGCGATAGCGATAATTCTCATAATATTCTGGCACATTTGACCACTGAAATGGCAAAGGATGCCGAGCAATCCGGTAACGACACTAAGGCTGCGAGTTTCTATCGTCGGGCAATCGGTATCAATGAAAACTGTATGGATGCATGGTTGCATCTGGGTGATTTACAGATCAAAACTGGAAAAGAGCAAGAGGCGCTGAAATCATGGAGAAAAGCTTTCGAGCTTAATCCTGACTTGGTATCGTTGGTTGTTGGTCGTTTTTCCCAGCTGCCTGCTGAAAGAACTAACCAGATAAAGGATGAATTTTTCCGGCATTATCTGGATAAATATTCAGATAATGTCCATTTTATCCTTTGCTATAGTAATTTTTTGTTGGATAATAGTCGTACAAATGAAGCTGCTGACTGGATAAAACGGATTTTGGCGACAAAACCTGATGCTGCGGGAATCTTTGCCGTGGTGGCCAAACTGGTTCGGGCAACAGAAAACTGTGGAGAATATCAATGGTTTTTACAGAATTTTTTTGATACGTACAAGCCTGTTAATAAACCATATCAATGCTGTCAGTGTGGTTATCAACTTGATGAAGTGGTCTGGAAGTGTCCCAAATGTGCCCATTGGGATACTATCGGTCCCCGATAAAAGGCAAATATGATTATGGATGATAACCGTCGCGGATTCCTCCGGTTCCCCCTTATCCTTTCGCTGGAATTCATCATTATCAATAAAAAAAACCAGTTACTTGGTCCTTATCCTGGACAAGCAGTTAATCTTAGCGGCGGCGGCATGTTGTTTACCACCCCCTGCCCTTTGCTTCGTCATGGAACGTTGATTATTATCAGGTTTGAGACGGAAAAAGAAGGTGATTTACAGGGGGATTTTCTCGCCCTGGTTATCAGGAGTAAAGAGCAGGATTTGAAGCAGGAAAATCATCTGCCACATTATCTGGTTGCCCTGGAATTTAAATTTATCAAGGAATCCCGTCGTGCTGTTATCTTGTCATATGTAAATCGTCGTACCTTGAGGCGTAGAAAATCAATGCCGGCTTCAACAGTTTAGGCCGGCAGAGGTTAACTGGATGCTGTGAATGAGTAACGTAATGTCCTCATTTTTCTAAACTGAAAGCTGATTGCTGACAGCTGAATGCTTTCAGGAAGGAATTTTCAGCGAGCCGATAAAATCGTTGATATGGCTGATTGAGCGCTCGTGTAAAAAAGATTCAATCCCAGCGGCAATTTCAGCCGTGATGACAGGATTTGCAAAATTACAGGTTCCCACCTGAATGGCGGTTGCCCCCACCAGAAGAAATTCCAGTGCATCGTTGGCTGAAGAAATTCCCCCGATACCAATTACCGGAATATTTACGTTCCGGGCGACCTGATGTACCATCCGCAAAGCTATTGGTTTAATGGCCGGCCCTGAGAGTCCACCGGTGATATTAGCCAAAACCGGCTTGCTGCTCTGAAGATCAACTGCCATCCCGGTCAAGGTATTAATAAGGGAAACACAGTCGGTACCGGCAGCTTCCACAGCCATGGCAATACTGATAATATCAGTAACATTAGGGGATAATTTTGTAATCAGTGGCAAGCTTGTCCGGCGGCGCACAGCGGCAACCAGGCTGGCTGCCATTCGGGGATCTATTCCAAATTGCAGCCCGCCGGCTTTCACATTGGGGCATGAAATATTGATTTCCAGAGCGTCAATTCCTGTTTCCTGATCCATAATCCCAGCCAGTTCTTCATACTCATCAATGGTTTCTCCGAAAAAATTCACCACCACGGTTGCCTGAGCAGCCTTCAGGACAGGTAATTCATCACTTAAGAATGCCTCAACCCCGATATTTTCCAGGCCGATGGCATTAAGCATACCGCAGGGAGTCTCCATGATTCTGGGAGGTTCGTTCCCAGGTTTTGGCAATAGGGAAAGGCCTTTGGTGACCACCGCTCCGAGTTTGTTCAATTCCAGATATGGTTCATACTCACGACCATAGCCGAAGGTTCCGGAAGCGGTCATAACCGGGTTCTGCAAACGTAATTCAGGAGTAAGCGATATCGAAAGGTCAACCATAGGTTTTTTCTATTCTAACTATAACATCAAGGTTGTAACATCAAAAACAGGCCCGTCTTGACAAACTTTAACCCATGGATGTTTCTCATCCTTCGTTTTTTTTCTGGTCACACATCCGAGACAGACACCAAAACCGCAAGCCATACGGCTTTCCAGGCTGAGGTAGCAGGGACAGGATGCCTCCATGGCCAGCTTTCCGAGAGCAGTCAGCATGGGCATTGGACCGCAGGAAAAGATAATCGGGTTATTCTCAACATCCTGTAATTGCCGGGAAATCAGGTCAGTTACCAGTCCATAATGTCCCACACTACCATCATCGGTGGCTATTGATAGACTTAATCCTTTTTCGACCAGTTGCCGGAATTCATCAATATAGAGCAATTCACTGCTGGTTCTGGCTCCCAGTATCAGGTTGATATTTTTCAATGGGTATGCAGTTTCAAGGCAATAATCAAGTAAACTGATTATTGAGGCTATGCCAATCCCGCCGGCAACCAGCATAATTCTGCTGTCATTCTTAATAATTTTAACGGGGTATCCATTCCCCAGCGGTCCATGAAGTGACAGTAATGTGCCGATGGCCATATGCCGAAGCATTTCTGTTCCCCGGCCGACAACTTTTATCAGCAGTTCAAAGCCATCAGATCTGAGCCGACAGATACTGAAAGGTCGTTTCAATAAGGGATCGAGGTGCGATGGCCCGGCAACGCTGACCATAACAAATTGTCCGGGGATAAACTGCCGGACAAAGTTTTCCGGACAGGAAAGTCGGATCCTGAACGTATCAGGAGTGATCTCTGTCAGGCGAAGTACCGTGCTGTGGAAAAGAAACATATTATTTCAACTTTCTGAGTTGTTCTAAAAAGCGCTGAAAGAAATTTTCAGGGATGTTCGGGCATGGCTCTCGCTCATTCTCGCGGCCCTCCATGGCCTGCCTGTGCGTGCCGCACGCAGACAGGCCGGCTTGTGGGGCGCGCTAAAGCAATATCCCCGCGTCCGCCGCGAATCACATCGTGTGATTCGTTCGGCGGCCAATACCGCTATGAGCCATGCCCGAACATCCTGTAATGTATCCTTGACAATACAAGTCAGAAAGTTGAGATATTATAACATTGCTTTCATAATCAGGGCATCTTCACGGGTGCCGTAATAATATTCAGGACGTCTGCCAATAAGCTGAAAATCAAAGGAACGGTATAATCTTCGGGCGGCATGATTTGAAGCTCCAACTTCAAGAAATATTTCCTTAACTTTCTTATCCTTCAGCAGAATTATCATTTCCCGGATGAGAAAGGAGGCAATGCCTTTTCTCTTTTTACCAGAATGCACCGCAATCCTGAGCAGGGTAGCTTCATCAAGACAATGGTGAAAGCAGACAAAACCCAGCAGCAATGGTGACCAATCCGGGTTTGATTGAAATACACCGTAAAGATGTTTTTCGTCGCCAGACAGCTCATCAATAAACATCTGCCGGTTCCAGGGCATGATAAAAGAGTGCTGGTCAAGATCAATTATCTCTTCCAGGTCAACAACGATTGCCGGTCTTAACTTCAGTTGAAAAGATTCATGCTCAGCGGCCACAATCTGATTGATCTCCCATCAGTTTATCCAGGGCATGGGGAAGAGCCGGCAAGATGACCGCCAGGCATTCCTGAACCCCTTTTATGCTTCCGGGCAGGTTAATAATCAGGCTTTGCTTGCGAATGCCTGATACTGCCCGAGAAATCATGGCATGGGGGGTGATTTTTCGGCTTTCGCTCCGCATGGCCTCGGCAAATCCGGGGGCTTGACGTTCAATAACTGCGAGAGTGGCTTCAGGGGTTATATCACGGGGTGAAAATCCGGTACCGCCAGTGGTGAGAATCAGGGGAATATAATCATCAGACCATAAACGAAGCATCTGAATAATCCTTTCCTGTTCATCAGGGACTATTGTCTGGGATATAAGCTGAAAATCGACCTTTGATGATTTGAGGAAATCATGGATGGCTGGACCACTCAAATCCTCTCTCAGGCCGGCAGAACCTCGGTCACTAACCGTCAGGATGGCAACTTTATAACTCATTTTTTATCGTCCAGGCTCTGGATCAATTTATATTCTATGCTGTCAACCAACGCCTGCCAGCTGGCTTCAATGATATTGCTGGATACACCCACCGTCCCCCACTTGTTGCCATTAGAATCGGTGGTTTCAATGAGTACCCGGGTAACGGCTTTCGTCCCCTGGTCAGAAGAAAGTATTCTGACCTTGAAGTCAGTCAATTTTATTTCTTTTAAAACCGGATAGAATTTTTCCAGGGCATTGCGCAGGGCTTTATCCAGAGCTTCAACCGGTCCGTCACCGATTGCGGCCGTATGCTCGACATGTTTGTTGACCCGCAACATGACCGTAGCTTCGGAGAGCGGAATCCGGGTTCGGCGGAATTTTTCAATGATTACCCGAAAACCCAGCAGATTGAAAAAAGGTTTATAGGTCCCCATAGTCTTTTTTACCAGCAACTCAAAGGATGCTTCAGCTCCTTCAAACTGAAAACCCCGGCTTTCCAGGTCTTTAATTCGTTCAAGAATTTTGCGGGTCTGTTCATCGTCACCCACATCCAGATTATATTCCTGGGCTTTATATAAAATATTGCTGCGGCCCGAGAGATCCGAAACCAGCACCCGTCGCCGATTGCCGACCCAGTCGGGTGAAATATGTTCATAGGTAAGAGGGTCTTTCTGCACGGCACTGACGTGGATGCCGCCTTTATGGGCGAAGGCGCTCATGCCGACAAATGGCTGTCGGTTATTATGACGCTTATTGGCAATTTCGTCCACATAGCGCGACAAAGAAGCAAGCTTTTGCAGATTCTCCTTTTTCAAGATTTTATGACCCATCTTCAGCTGTAAATTGGGGACAATAGAAATCAGGTCGGCATTTCCACAGCGCTCACCAAAGCCATTAATGGTTCCCTGGACATGGGTGATACCACAGGTTACGGCCACTAATGAATTGGCTACCGCTACCCCGGAGTCATTATGCACATGAATTCCCAGGTGCCGTTTAAGAGGTCTCAGACCTTTTTTCGTCTGCTTGATAATGTCAGCCAGTTCAAAGGGCAAGGTGCCGCCATTGGTGTCACACAAGACCAGGCAGTCAGCCCCGCCACGGATTGCCGCTTTCAATGTTTCCAGGGCGTATTCCCGATTATGTTTGAAGCCATCAAAAAAATGTTCGGCATCATAGATGACTTCAGCCATCTGCCCTTTCAGGTAGGTGAGCGAATCCTCAATAACCGTCAAGTTGTCGGCAAGATTGATATTCAGGGCATTGGTAACGTGAAAATCCCATGATTTACCAAAAATTGTCGCTACTTTTACCCCTGAGGCAATGATTGCCTGCAGGTTTGGATCATTTTCGGCTTGGTTTTCAATTTTACGGGTGCTGCCAAAAGCGGTAATCTTGGCCGTTTTCAGGGGGACTTTTTTAATCTGTTTGAAAAAAGTCATATCTTTAGGGTTGGATCCCGGCCAGCCTCCTTCAATATAGTGAATGCCGAATTCATCCAGTTTCCGTGCAATGCGGACCTTATCGCCGGCCATCAGGGAAATATCCTCCGCCTGGGTACCGTCACGCAGGGTCGTATCATAGATTTTGATTATGGCCATTTGTTTATTCCTTTAGGTCAGGGTCTTGATCCAGCTGGAATTCATCATGGAGAACCCTGACTGCCAATTCAGTATATTTTTCCGCGATGACGCAGGAAACTTTTATCTCAGATGTACTGATCATCATGATATTGATATTTTCCCGGGCCAGGGCGGAAAACATCCGAGAGGCAACATTTGCATGGGTACGCATACCGATTCCAACAATTGAAACCTTGGCTATCTTTTCATCACCAAGAACAGTTTTCCCTCCTATTTTCCGGCAAATATCAGTAATAATGGAGAGGGAGTGCTGATATTCAGTTTTGGGAACCGTAAATGTCAGGTCAGTCAATCCTTCCTCAGAGATATTCTGGATGATCATATCCACTACAATTCCCTGATCCGCAATGGATGAAAAGATCATGGCGGCAATTCCCGGGCGATCCGGAATCCCATGTATAGTAATCTTTGCTTCATTTTTATTGGCTGCAACACCTGAAACAACAGCTTTTTCCATTGATTTATCCTCCTGGCAGACTACAGTTCCCTCATAATCTGAAAAACTTGATCGTACATGAATGGGGATCCCGTATTTTTTGGCAAATTCCACTGACCTGATCTGTAATACCTTGGCCCCCTGGCTGGCAAGTTCCAGCATTTCATCGTATGATATTTTGGCAAGTTTGCGGGCCTGATGGCAAATATTTGGATCTGTGGTATAAATACCGTCAACATCAGTATAAATTTCACAAAGCTCAGCCTTCATTGCGGTGGCTACCGCTACGGCGCTGGTATCAGATCCTCCCCGCCCCAGAGTAGTGATATTTCCTTCTTTATCGATTCCCTGGAAACCGGCAATTACGACAATATACCCATCAGACAGGGCTTTATAAATCCGCTCAGGATCAATCCGTTCAATTCTAGCCTGGGTGTAGGCATCGTCAGTCAGTATCTGTACCTGGTGTCCGAGAAACGAACAGGCTTTTTCCCCCATGGTTTCAATGGCCATTGACACCAAGGCAATGGAAACCTGCTCACCGGTTGAAACCAGGACATCCATTTCCCGTTCATTTGTTTTCTCAGGAGCAGCTTCCAGCTGCTCGGCCAGTTTCAACAGGCGATCGGTTTCTCCTGCCATTGCTGAAAGAACGACAATAACCTGATTTCCCCGGCGTTTGGTAGCAATTATCCGGCGGGCAACATTTTTAATCCGCTCAATGCTTCCCACTGACGTGCCGCCATATTTTTGTACTATCAGTGCCATAATAATTAACTCTTGATGTTTCCGGTTTTATAAATCTGCATGTTTATTGTAGCTGGTAATAATTTCGCGCTGTTCTTCGCCGGTAATAGCCAGGGTAATCCTGACAAAATCAAGTG
This portion of the Pseudomonadota bacterium genome encodes:
- a CDS encoding DMT family transporter, translated to MLNKVVNKAYLKIILALLVWSTWGIVIKTVVMPPWQVIFFSSLFSLPVLFLVARFHPSAAQRLIKDLKENFWQILLLAICLLLNLYFYFLALRHTTIANAVFSHYTAPIFVALLAPLILHEKFDRWTGIALPVSLAGLFLMLFPHLQLLLDKQATGGIAFGVISGLAYAITLIIAKGLTRGLPPISIAFWQGIFIVVILAPMVIVQPLSAPPLDWIILVLLGFIHCSLAPLMYVSGLTTVMAQHVAIIGYLEPVSTIMMGMVFLRDIPSLITAFGGVLIFAAGFLVIWQEGT
- the recJ gene encoding single-stranded-DNA-specific exonuclease RecJ; this encodes MNNQIHNQIWTCADVSPVLTSTLGAKLGISPIIAEILLRRGIDQPEHIGRFLSPSLSHLPDPNLLKGMEKAVKRLLQAMERHEKVLVYGDYDVDGISSSVILVQFFRQIGLHVFYHIPSRLQEGYGLNSETIQQYAKEGVSLLVTVDCGISNIAEVTCAASFHMDTIITDHHELPSELPAAYAIINPKQTDCSYPEKNLAGVGVAFNLLVACRRAMREAGMMSGEINLKRYLDMVALGTVADVMPLTGVNRILVKYGLEEIASAHRPGLDALLNISRVDRSAGITARDIAFKLAPRLNAAGRMDSVHDAMELLLTDDAAVADEQAYRLQQLNLQRRKVEEVIFEEVDGCMAQDRNYGGKYVTVLASTNWHEGVIGIVASKIAERYFQPTMLISMNENGVGKASGRSIPGIHLLDMITRCSEHLNRFGGHQMAVGFSINHNNLAAFRNSLDSFVAERLQSHKLQPELTVDGRLKLGDLSFQLLQDIAQLAPFGFGNPEPIFVAEELEVNRASIVGKNHLRLQVRDHSAKNNAIGFNMGDRQISAGDRVDLAFVPQINTWNGNQSIQLNLKDIRL
- a CDS encoding DUF2148 domain-containing protein, with amino-acid sequence MILDAQTTELNAIMTVADLMAAAARTAPKGKGANRLISMIFTGEDKDLVAARMAEIAIEEDIAFFQRDAGNIYQCTAVLVLGTLLAPMGIPYCGYCGYEDCQACSQNDGRCSFNIIDLGIALGSAVATAALHHIDNRIMFSFGRTALEMGLLPEGTMVAYGIPLSVSSKSPFFDR
- a CDS encoding type II toxin-antitoxin system PemK/MazF family toxin, with amino-acid sequence MNTVPKRGEVWLVNWNPARGSEQAGKRPALIIQNDIGNEKAPTTIVAAISNSVKLYPMNVGINPPEGGLDYPSIIKTSQILTVAKERLEKRLGRFGKNKMDDVDKAIKLSLALL
- a CDS encoding HIT domain-containing protein, producing the protein MSQKVIWAPWRMEYILDDNKQSLKDCCLFCQIAKESDDQKNLILYRGEHAYVLMNRYPYNNGHLMVVPFKHVNDLGQLSTPMFQELMELFRRSVACLQLALQADGFNGGINLGKIAGAGIDAHLHFHIVPRWQGDYNFMPVIGETKVMPQHLQETYETLVKYFTAERMNLK
- a CDS encoding LapA family protein translates to MRYVKITFLLLFLTLLLIFVFENMGALSLPVSLRYDLAFVVLGPLEIPLYALLFLAIFCGVISVAIVDIMVLFRQRRRMKKKDKQIKDLETELEKFRNLPLTEAVVSDVELTTDKPDATTSVTQ
- a CDS encoding tetratricopeptide repeat protein, with product MNIFLIAGIVLVLLFLTILLLLKRKFSSSSRSKQPDNVSKDNEASEDQGILLRSYFRGLSYILSNETDRALVEFIKVAQMSSATSEIYLALGQLFRNTGEVDRAIRVHRNLLLRSSLPEDITLQTMFEIGLDYKKAGLIERAGKTFAELHEKAPTYVDALRELGGIYELGREWDKAIMVQKKLTELSDSDNSHNILAHLTTEMAKDAEQSGNDTKAASFYRRAIGINENCMDAWLHLGDLQIKTGKEQEALKSWRKAFELNPDLVSLVVGRFSQLPAERTNQIKDEFFRHYLDKYSDNVHFILCYSNFLLDNSRTNEAADWIKRILATKPDAAGIFAVVAKLVRATENCGEYQWFLQNFFDTYKPVNKPYQCCQCGYQLDEVVWKCPKCAHWDTIGPR
- a CDS encoding PilZ domain-containing protein — translated: MDDNRRGFLRFPLILSLEFIIINKKNQLLGPYPGQAVNLSGGGMLFTTPCPLLRHGTLIIIRFETEKEGDLQGDFLALVIRSKEQDLKQENHLPHYLVALEFKFIKESRRAVILSYVNRRTLRRRKSMPASTV
- a CDS encoding dihydroorotate dehydrogenase, with translation MVDLSISLTPELRLQNPVMTASGTFGYGREYEPYLELNKLGAVVTKGLSLLPKPGNEPPRIMETPCGMLNAIGLENIGVEAFLSDELPVLKAAQATVVVNFFGETIDEYEELAGIMDQETGIDALEINISCPNVKAGGLQFGIDPRMAASLVAAVRRRTSLPLITKLSPNVTDIISIAMAVEAAGTDCVSLINTLTGMAVDLQSSKPVLANITGGLSGPAIKPIALRMVHQVARNVNIPVIGIGGISSANDALEFLLVGATAIQVGTCNFANPVITAEIAAGIESFLHERSISHINDFIGSLKIPS
- a CDS encoding dihydroorotate dehydrogenase electron transfer subunit → MFLFHSTVLRLTEITPDTFRIRLSCPENFVRQFIPGQFVMVSVAGPSHLDPLLKRPFSICRLRSDGFELLIKVVGRGTEMLRHMAIGTLLSLHGPLGNGYPVKIIKNDSRIMLVAGGIGIASIISLLDYCLETAYPLKNINLILGARTSSELLYIDEFRQLVEKGLSLSIATDDGSVGHYGLVTDLISRQLQDVENNPIIFSCGPMPMLTALGKLAMEASCPCYLSLESRMACGFGVCLGCVTRKKTKDEKHPWVKVCQDGPVFDVTTLML